In the Streptomyces sp. SJL17-4 genome, CCAGCTGTCGGGGAGCGGGTTTCCGGGGAGCTGCGCGGTGCCCACGATCATGAGCAGGCCGAGGCAGAGGGTGCTGCACACGGCGGAGACACCGGCGACGGCGGCCAGCAGGCGCGTCGCAGTGCGGGGGTGGAGCCGCTGCTCGGCGAGGCGGGCGACCGGCCAGGCGGTGAGCGGAAGGACCAGGGGAAGGAAGACGAAGACTCCCATGACGGCTAGCCTTCCTCCTCCTCCGCGGCCTGGGAGAGCAGTTCACGCAGGAGCCGCTCTTCGTTCGGCGAGAGGCCGGTGACGAAGCTGGCGAGGACCGCCTGGCGGTCCGTCTCCGCGTCGAGCACCTTCCGCATCCGCAGGGCGGCGAGACCGGCCTCGTCGGCGACCGCCGTCCACCGGAAGGAACGGCCGGCGCGTTCGCGCTCGACTGCGCCCTTCGCCCGGAGGCGGGTGAGGATGGTGATGACGGTGGTGTAGGCGAGACCGCC is a window encoding:
- a CDS encoding BlaI/MecI/CopY family transcriptional regulator, with amino-acid sequence MTDRSEGGAEPSARRRGQGELESQVLAVLREASEPVPVAWVRERLGGGLAYTTVITILTRLRAKGAVERERAGRSFRWTAVADEAGLAALRMRKVLDAETDRQAVLASFVTGLSPNEERLLRELLSQAAEEEEG